One window of Populus nigra chromosome 5, ddPopNigr1.1, whole genome shotgun sequence genomic DNA carries:
- the LOC133694131 gene encoding 1-aminocyclopropane-1-carboxylate oxidase 5 yields the protein MAIPVIDFSKVNGTGEERAKTMAQIANGCEEWGFFQLMNHGLPEELLERVKKVSSEYFKLEREETFKNSTVAKTLNDLAGKKSGEKLESVDWEDVITLLDNNEWPSKTPGFKETMTEYRAELKKLAEKVMEVMDENLDLPKGYIKKAFNDGEGDGAFFGTKVSHYPPCPHPELVNGLRAHTDAGGVILLFQDDEVGGLQILKDGQWIDVQPMKNTIVINTGDQIEVLSNGRYKSTWHRVLASPDGNRRSIASFYNPSLKATVAPAPALVEKDSEEINQTYPKFLFGDYMSVYAEQKFLPKEPRFRAATAM from the exons ATGGCAATTCCAGTGATTGATTTCTCTAAGGTCAATGGCACAGGCGAAGAGAGGGCCAAGACAATGGCTCAGATTGCCAATGGATGCGAGGAGTGGGGTTTCTTCcag CTGATGAACCATGGACTCCCAGAGGAGCTCCTAGAGAGGGTGAAGAAGGTTAGCTCAGAATACTTTAAGCTGGAAAGAGAGGAAACCTTCAAGAACTCAACAGTAGCAAAGACTTTGAATGACTTAGCTGGGAAGAAGAGCGGTGAGAAATTGGAGAGTGTGGACTGGGAAGATGTTATCACTCTCCTAGATAACAACGAGTGGCCATCTAAAACCCCCGGATTCAA GGAAACCATGACTGAATACCGTGCTGAGCTGAAGAAATTGGCCGAGAAGGTCATGGAAGTGATGGATGAGAACTTGGACTTACCAAAAGGATACATCAAGAAGGCATTCAATGATGGAGAAGGAGACGGTGCCTTCTTTGGTACCAAGGTTAGCCACTACCCACCATGTCCTCATCCTGAGCTAGTCAATGGCCTCCGAGCCCACACCGATGCTGGGGGTGTCATCTTACTCTTCCAAGATGATGAGGTAGGTGGCCTTCAAATTCTCAAGGACGGGCAATGGATTGATGTCCAGCCAATGAAGAACACTATTGTCATCAATACCGGTGATCAGATTGAGGTCCTTAGCAATGGCCGATATAAGAGTACGTGGCACCGTGTTTTGGCCTCCCCGGACGGGAACAGAAGGTCGATTGCTTCTTTCTATAATCCATCGCTTAAGGCCACTGTAGCTCCTGCACCAGCATTGGTGGAGAAAGATAGCGAAGAGATCAATCAAACTTACCCCAAGTTTTTGTTCGGTGATTACATGTCTGTTTATGCTGAGCAGAAGTTCCTTCCGAAAGAGCCCAGGTTCCGAGCTGCAACTGCCATGTAA